The nucleotide sequence TGGGAACGCCCCCGAGTCTGGCGGTGGCTGATGTGATGGTCAAGGCGGGGCGGGTGACCCTGGTGCATTGCGAGCGCATCAGTGGGGCCTATGTGACGGTGATCGTGCGGGGGGACGTGGCGGAGGTGAAACGGGCGGTGGAAGCTGGTGTGGAAGCGGCCAAGAAGGTTATTCCCTACAATCCTAAGGAAAAGTCCCTGCTTTTGTCCTACCATGTGATTCCCCGACCCCACCCGAATCTGGAGCGGGTCCTGCCCATTGGCTATAAGCCCCAGGTGGAACGGTTCCGGGTATGACGCAGCCCTGGAGCCAGCGGTTTCGCCAGCCTTTGCACCCGTTGGTGGCCCAGTTCAACGCCAGTATTGGCTTTGATTTGGCCCTGTTGCCCTGGGATGTGCAAGGGTCCCAAGCCCACGCCCGGATGCTGGCC is from Gloeomargarita sp. SRBZ-1_bins_9 and encodes:
- a CDS encoding carbon dioxide-concentrating mechanism protein CcmK — encoded protein: MSVALGMVEVLGTPPSLAVADVMVKAGRVTLVHCERISGAYVTVIVRGDVAEVKRAVEAGVEAAKKVIPYNPKEKSLLLSYHVIPRPHPNLERVLPIGYKPQVERFRV